One region of Aeromicrobium sp. Sec7.5 genomic DNA includes:
- a CDS encoding acetyl-CoA C-acetyltransferase: MPEAVIVSTARSPIGRAVKGSLKDMRPDDLTVQMVKAALAKVEALDPRDITDLHLGIGQPAGEGGHNIARAVAVLSGLDHLPGVTVNRYCSSSLQTTRMAFHAIKSGEGDAFISGGVETVSRFQNGFSDLPGSENPLFADAIARTAKRAEGGADTWTDPRDSGELPDLYIAMGQTAENVAQHLGMSREEQDEFAVRSQNLAEAAIANGFWAKDITPVTLPDGTQATKDDGPRAGTTLEAISGLKPVFRPDGTVTAGNACPLNDGAAAVVIMSDTKAKELGLTPLARIVSTAVTGLSPEVMGLGPVEAIPAALKNAGLGIDDIDLYEINEAFAVQAWGSAKVLGIPLDKLNVNGGAIAVGHPFGMTGARITSTLINSLQHHDKQFGVESMCVGGGMGMAMVLERLS, translated from the coding sequence ATGCCCGAAGCCGTCATCGTCTCGACCGCCCGCTCGCCGATCGGTCGCGCCGTCAAGGGGTCGCTCAAGGACATGCGTCCCGACGACCTGACCGTGCAGATGGTCAAGGCCGCGCTGGCCAAGGTCGAGGCGCTCGACCCCCGCGACATCACTGACCTGCACCTGGGCATCGGTCAGCCCGCGGGCGAGGGCGGTCACAACATCGCTCGCGCCGTCGCGGTGCTGTCGGGCCTGGACCACCTGCCGGGCGTCACCGTGAACCGGTACTGCTCGTCGTCGCTGCAGACCACGCGCATGGCGTTCCACGCGATCAAGTCCGGCGAGGGCGACGCGTTCATCTCCGGTGGGGTCGAGACCGTGAGCCGCTTCCAGAACGGCTTCTCGGACCTGCCCGGCTCGGAGAACCCGCTGTTCGCCGACGCGATCGCGCGCACCGCGAAGCGTGCCGAGGGTGGCGCCGACACGTGGACCGATCCGCGGGACTCCGGTGAGCTGCCCGACCTCTACATCGCGATGGGTCAGACCGCCGAGAACGTCGCCCAGCACCTCGGCATGAGCCGCGAGGAGCAGGACGAGTTCGCGGTCCGCAGCCAGAACCTCGCCGAGGCGGCCATCGCCAACGGCTTCTGGGCCAAGGACATCACCCCCGTCACGCTGCCCGACGGCACGCAGGCCACGAAGGACGACGGCCCCCGTGCCGGCACGACCCTCGAGGCCATCAGCGGCCTGAAGCCGGTCTTCCGTCCCGACGGCACCGTCACGGCCGGCAACGCCTGCCCGCTCAACGACGGCGCCGCGGCGGTCGTCATCATGAGCGACACCAAGGCCAAGGAGCTGGGCCTGACCCCGCTGGCGCGCATCGTCTCGACGGCGGTCACGGGCCTGTCGCCGGAGGTCATGGGCCTCGGTCCGGTCGAGGCCATCCCGGCCGCGCTCAAGAACGCCGGCCTCGGCATCGACGACATCGACCTCTACGAGATCAACGAGGCCTTCGCGGTCCAGGCGTGGGGCTCGGCCAAGGTCCTGGGCATCCCGCTGGACAAGCTCAACGTCAACGGCGGCGCGATCGCGGTCGGCCACCCGTTCGGCATGACGGGTGCCCGCATCACGAGCACCCTGATCAACTCGCTGCAGCACCACGACAAGCAGTTCGGCGTCGAGTCGATGTGCGTCGGCGGTGGCATGGGCATGGCCATGGTCCTGGAGCGCCTGTCGTGA
- a CDS encoding SDR family oxidoreductase produces the protein MTAASSGTRHAGKVAIVTGASRGIGFAVAERIVAEGGRVVITARKPEALEEAATSLGGPEKARWVAGNAGDDDHQTEVVAMAMEAFGGLDHLVNNTGINPAYGRMIDVDLGAANKIFATNVVAAIGWAQKAYRASFEANGGSIVNIASVAGRRPAPNIGTYGASKAALIHVTEELAVELGPNIRVNAVAPAVVKTKFAEALYEDREAEVSAPYPLKRLGEPEDIGSLVSFLLSDEASWITGQTVSIDGGLLLTGGV, from the coding sequence GTGACGGCCGCCTCGTCAGGGACCCGTCACGCGGGAAAGGTCGCGATCGTCACCGGCGCCAGCCGGGGCATCGGGTTCGCGGTCGCCGAGCGCATCGTCGCCGAGGGTGGTCGGGTCGTCATCACGGCCCGCAAGCCGGAGGCCCTCGAGGAGGCTGCTACGTCGCTGGGTGGCCCGGAGAAGGCCCGCTGGGTCGCGGGCAATGCCGGCGACGACGACCACCAGACCGAGGTCGTCGCCATGGCGATGGAGGCGTTCGGCGGCCTGGACCACCTGGTCAACAACACCGGCATCAATCCGGCGTACGGTCGCATGATCGACGTCGACCTGGGTGCGGCCAACAAGATCTTCGCGACCAACGTCGTCGCGGCGATCGGCTGGGCGCAGAAGGCCTACCGGGCGTCGTTCGAGGCGAACGGCGGTTCGATCGTCAACATCGCGTCGGTCGCCGGGCGTCGTCCGGCGCCGAACATCGGTACGTACGGTGCCTCGAAGGCCGCGCTGATCCACGTGACCGAGGAGCTGGCCGTCGAGCTGGGTCCGAACATCCGGGTCAACGCCGTCGCGCCCGCGGTCGTCAAGACCAAGTTCGCGGAGGCCCTCTACGAGGACCGCGAGGCCGAGGTCTCGGCGCCGTACCCGCTCAAGCGCCTGGGGGAGCCGGAGGACATCGGGTCGCTGGTGTCGTTCCTGCTGTCCGACGAGGCGAGCTGGATCACGGGCCAGACCGTCTCGATCGATGGTGGTCTGCTGCTCACCGGGGGCGTCTGA